GCCGGCCTAACAATGAACAATTAAATCTTAAGTTCCTATCCACACTCCCTGCCAACTCTCATAAGTTCTCTCTTTTTCTCATTCaattttctctgtttttttcttcattagCAAAAATTCCATTTTGATTCAGGATTGGATCATATCACAATGGCTCATAAAAGAGCATGCTATTGCCTCTCAATGTTCTTTATGTTGGCAATTTGTATTGTGCCATCATTGGGAGAAACAACTGGTCAAATTTTGATGAGGTTCAAAAACTCCTTGTCcaatgacaatgctttgagtAACTGGGGTGATGAGTCTAATTTGTGCAACTGGGCTGGTTTGTTATGCGCCAACCAGATATTTTATGGCTTGAGATTAGAGAATATGGGACTAGGTGGGAAGGTTGATGTAGACACCTTGTCTGAACTCTCAAATTTGATGATTTTTAGTGTCATGATCAATAGATTTGAGGGTCCATTGCCTGAATTCAAAAAGCTTGTGGGGCTAAGGGGATTGTTTCTGTCTAATAACAATTTTTCTGGTGAAATTCCAGATGATGCTTTTGAGGGCATGGAAAATCTTAAAAGGGTATTCATGGCAGAAAATGGGCTCACCGGTCATATTCCTAAGTCCCTTGCTAACTTGCCTAGGCTTTCAGATTTGGACTTGCATGGGAATAGTTTTGGAGGAAACATACCAGAATTTCAAGTAAAAGATTTCAGAGTATTTAATTTATCAAGCAATCAATTGGAGGGTGCAATACCAGCAAGTTTGAGCAACGAGGATCCAAACTCATTTGCTGGTAAGTCAAGAGtcattcttttttctttcaccTACTAGGCTATATATTTGTTAGTTCTTTAATTTCTTGTTAATTACAAGTCATAAGTAACTTACATGGTTCTCACTCCTTTCCCAAACTAAATGATTATTTCCTCTCCAGTTTTTGCCACATAGCTGATATATAAAATTCTATAGTACATTTCAAAACCCATGTCACATTTTTagcataaaataaaaatatattttagtacATATACATACTCAACATTTTGGTAAGTCTCTCGGCTTGTTTTTTATTAGTGACCCCATGTTTGTTGTAACGAGAGGATGAACAATGTAGATTAATCCGAACAGCAACACATTGTAGACTAAGTCGTGAATTAGATTCCTAAACTGTTAATTTCAACATTTCTTATAAAACTCAATTACTAGCATTGGTTATACATCagcattttgactgtaataaTGAACAGTCTTTGATCATCCATTCATGTGAAGATACTCCTTTTTTCTCTTAGAATGGATAGGAGATACAAtttgtttctttctcttcctgTGGGATGTTATCTTATATACAACTTGCTAATTTTTCTTGTGGAATTCAGGCAACAAAGGTCTTTGTGGAAAGCCTCTGAGCAACCCCTGCAACAAGACCCCCAACAAATCAGAGGTGCCTCCCAAATTTGATGGCCAAGTGGGCAAAAGAGATTGAGGACATTAAGGGAGAGGCGACAAGAAGTATGAAGCCAGATTTGAGAAGGCTCTAGATTAGGTCAACGCACTCTATCCTAAAAGAACAATCATTTCTTCACACCTTATGTTAGTGAGGCCAATATTCTCAAAGTTATCTAGGACGGCAAAACTGGTTGAACTttcttaatttgtttttattttgaagtGTATCTTGAAGTGCCTATGGACATCTTTTATTTTGAACAATGTTTGTTTTCGTGCTGTGGTGGCTGATCTTGACCATTGTTAATATATTTTCGCTTACTTTATGCATCACAACCTATTTTTAAGCAAATTATTTTTCCGAAATCTAACACAATAACATGGTTTTTACATGAAAGTGAATAAACCTTACTTGTGTGTTGTCGAACTTTGAAGAGCGCGGAAcgtttttcttattttaattgaatGTTTTCGTCTTTATCATTTACGAAGCTTGAGGTGAGTTTTACCGATGCTTGTACTTGAAACATTTCTTTCAAGGCTTTTTCTCGGCGGTGGCAGGACTTATGCTCATTCTTAATAGAGGCATGTGTTTGAGTTTTCAAGGATTTTGCTCATTTTTAAGCAAATTCTTAATGTactaagctttttttttttttgtggctCATTGGCTAGCAACACTGCGATTAGCCAGACGATGGAGCTCGTCCTTTCTTGATGCTAGTATTTCTATTAATTTGGGAAAATGGCGGCCTCAGTGCACAATAAATGGCATTGCCTACCGTTGGTCTTTTCAGAGATCACGTTTTGAGACGAGAATTCTTGGTGGACTCCTTCATTTTGTTCAGATTTCAACTAAAGTAAGAATAACATATTCTAATAGTCAAAATCTGACAAGCCTCACTAAAAACTCCCCTTTTTGCGGGATAATAGAGTACATCGTCTGTAGAAGAAACAACATAAAAGAGTAAAAACTCAACCAAGCGTTCCTTTTGGGCTCTCCTCTTGAGCTTCtatcctttttccttcacttgaTCTATCTTCTTTCTCGTGCCTCGCGCCTATTCAcgtctcttcctcctcctcctcttcctcttcctcctctagAGATAATGCACTAATTAGAGACTAAttgttcacttgataaatttttgataaaatatttgttatcgtgtaagttttttttggtaaaacatgcttaaaaaacaaaagaaaacaacacCACTAGCTCCTCATAAACAAGGTGCCACGGTAATCATCTGCCAACAGGGGGAGGGCGGCCTCGGGAGGAGAGTCCCAAATCTTTAGGCGACATGAGTCACACGCCCCCTCCTTAGCAAGACAATCCGCCACTGCATTTCCTTCCCGGAGGAGGTGCTCGAACCGCACTTGCCACGGGTGGCCAAGAAGCTCCGGAATCAACCCAACAACCACAGCATGCACATGGAAATGACCACACCCGTGCTGGACCAGAGAGAGCGCAAGCTTAGAATCCGAGAACACCACCACACATCTGATGCCACGAGCCCAGCAAAGACGGAGACCAGAGAGGATTGCCAAGAGCTCCGCCTTGAGGATCTCCGACACCCCAATGGACGCTGAAAATCCAAAGCACCATCGTCCTGAAGCGTCGCGGACCACCCCACCCGCCCCAGCTCTCCCCGGATTACCCAAAGACGAGCCGTCGACGTTGAGGGCTAGCCAACCATCCGGAGGAGCTCTCCAGACCACCCAACGCGGATCCAGGGCAAGGACAGGATCACGCCGGAGCACAGTCAAGATCACGCCGGGACAGGATCCCTAGCTGTGCCACCCCACTAGGGTTTCCTTGTTCAGCCGCCGGTGGTTGACGCTTTTCAGCCGTCGCCGGCTTCCCATCCGCGCAGTTGAGACTAAGATGTCCAAAGCATCCACAGTGATCACATATCATATGAAGCCCTTCAAACTCCACTCGGATTCATTCATTTCGAAACCACACCTTCTTCGCCACGAGCTGGCTGAGGTCTATCTCCACGCATACCCGCGCATACCGTCCCCGATACATATGCTTGGTATGGACATCAATCTTGATAGGTCTCCCAACCGGCGAAGCCAGAACGTTCAAGAAGCTCTCGTCATAGTAAGCAGGGTTGAGCCCAGGGAACCTGACCCAAGCCATAGTCTTCAGCGCCAACGTTTCAGAGGTGACAAAGTCTGGACTCTGTtgggtcaatctgcaagtgcacagatatctccgggttttaatatcgaatccacagggaccgtgagtgagaattgtggtttaagctcaaagcttgtgagtttgaaagcaaataaaattcagttcttggatttgtttgtttgtaacaagagtttgcaaaataagcaatagtaaagaaaatgaaaatatcaattgatgaaaatgctCTGGGTTAATGTTCATCCAATCCTTCCTAGACAACCTACCCTATGCAATTGAAACCTTGAATCATTCCCTTATTGTTATACCCTAGATATtcactcattgattcctcacatgagcaattctcccatactaaaagctaagcccagttccttgtgtacttagtcatttatatgaggtttataAGCATGCAATTTTCAGGCCAATAAAACCaatccctcactctattcctagaagcaagcaaagagaggtcaattccaacccaagtccccaaattacaacaatcttccaatatgattgcaatttagccttaagcaaaggtgcacccaagcttatcatgcataaaagaattgaaaaataaggtagattcaagaacaaggGCATATGGATAGGAATTAAGACTAGAAATTCATGAACTCAcattgaacccaaagcaaaagagagtactagccactcatggctagtgaatccatacaagaaatgtgAATGAAACCTGGAAATTACAAGgtggaagcctctcacaagccccaaaagcaatccctaagcttcaatacttggtaaaaatctcaaagaaaatcagaagtttttgaacaaaatggcctaagcctcatttataggcaaaaatggTCGAgttggggcgctcaagcgctgccctggggcgcttgagcgcccatgaGGCAGAAGCAAAACTCCAGCTTCTGGAGtgttggcgcttgagcgccaggtgagggcgcttgagcgccagttGCACGCTCTTGGTGgcttttcagctttttgtaacccccctttgaatgctttcttcaattcctttgcatctcggccttccttttccataagttacctgctgcagcactaaaggaccaagacaaggagtaaaatcaagaaattcaaagggcttttaaccaccttagtccccacaaaatcatggcaaaactcatgcaagtcctaaactctataaaaatgcaaaaacaaccctcataaaaccataaaattattaaaacttgactcaaactcaaataaacacaaaaatgcatgagaatgcatgaaacactacatgagacaaagaaaaagactcaaaacactcaaagaaatgaccctaaaaccactactaacatagggtcatcacacTCCATAGGGACATAGCCACGCATTGATCAAAAATCATCCAGGGGCCACCCCTAAGGACATTGTCTTTGTCGTCGGGAAGATCAAACTTGACCATATAGACCCCATGATCAACATCAAAGATCTCAAACCCTCCCTTGGGCaactatttttgaaaataaaaataacaccaactattttattatattaaattaagattcataaaaaatactaattgaTTGAATTTTCAATCGTGCAATTTGGGGGTTTGACTTTCACTCTTAGAGATGAATGTTTTACAATTACTATTTAGCATGTAGTTATATATTATGCAATGCATATTTTATATCAAATTACCAATTGATTACATCTGTGTTTGATTTTCAGTTTAGAAGTTTGTTTGAGACATTAACATTCGAAATTATACATTCCAATGCCTTAAACATAAAAGAGGCTTTGAACCTCCTTCATCGGGTAAAAACACTTTCAAacttaaaacaaaacaaacgaCTGTGTAACACCAATGTTAGGTTTGGGGCTCAATCCTCACACCACCGAaaggtttttttaattttttatatcttttccctttgaagtttgaacaaaCAAGAGGGACGAAAATTGGTGCAAATTCACACCCAAAAGTGCAATTTATATAtacaaaattcaattaaataagcTATTACAAGTAAGTTTTGCTTGAATAATGTATAGTACCAAATCCCAACACATGATTTGCTTTAGCTCAGCAAGCCACCAATACAAGCCACTGTAATGAATTGCTTTGCTGAACTCCCAAACGGGACACTCACTTTCCCTCTCTAACCTCTCTCCTTCTTCCATTTCACACCagagttagagagagagagatttcgTCACTGAATTTTCTAGGGTTCCAATTCCCTTTTTCGATCTTCATCGTCATTGCGAATCCAAGATCGAAAAGGCTGAGTCTTTCAACAATTCCGATTCAGTGAATGGCTTCTTCGAGCGCCGCAGCTCCTGGATCCGCTGATTCCACTGCAGCACGAAGAAACACCAAACGACCCAAGTGTAATGCGCTGTGATTACTGATAGTTTTTTTGCCTTTTGAGTTCAAATTTCAGTGACCCATTTTACCTTTTTGTTTGTTTATGATGGTAATTTCTTTCCTTTTATTCTTCTGTTGAATCAAATTGAGTGCATTTTGAGAAAAGGGGTAGTGGGTTTGTTGAGGTTCATATGTGAGTAGTGTGGGTGGTGTGATGTTTTCTTTCTGTATTTAGTGCATTATAATACCTAGATATAGGTACCTGAGTTCAATTTCATGAAAATATAACATACTATTGGAatcagggttgttaatggcAGATAGCGTAGCgtagcggcaagcccaaaaaatGCTATTATTGCGGCTACTAGCGGATAATAGCGGCAAATAGTGGACTAGCGGTGAACCCAgggcgctacgctatagcgctattaacaagcctgatTGGAATAAGTATCCACTTCatttttgcaaatttttttcagtttgtATGTGTTAAAAAGCAATTGATGTGCATAATGGTTGTTTGTTGACTTAATGAAAGAGCCGCACGCGGTTGGATAATATGTGATGATTTAGCAACAATTGATTTTACTTCTGTATTTTTTTGGTACTTAGTACTGAACTGACAAACAAAGGTTCACTTTGAAAATTTAATGCCTTTTTTCAGATTCAAAGTTTACACAGCAAGAACTTCCAGCATGCAAGCCAATTCTTACCCCTCGAGCGGTACTAACTGATACCTTTTTGAATTCGTTGATTATGATTGATTATATATGTACCTATATGCATCTTCAGGTTGTTGTATATGCGGTCATATAATTTGTACTTCTTTTCCTGCAGGTTATTTCAGCATTCTTGCTTGTCAGTGTTGTATTTGTTCCTATCGGAGTTGCTTCACTAATTGCTTCGAGAAAGGTAGGATGAGGCTAGAATGTATTGAATTACAATTAGCTATATATAATGCTGATTGCTGACTACtactttcttttcttgtatATATCAGGTTGTTGAAATTGTTCATAGGTATGAATCATCGTGCTTGAAAGGCGTAGATAATAAGATAGCATACATTCAGAGTTCTGCAGATAAAACATGCAAAATAACACTAAAAGTAAGTTTCCTTAACACCAATTTATCTATTTTAATTAACCATCATCTTTCTATTAGGTCTGTTTCCGTTGTTGATAATTAATGGAGTTCACATTGTGGTAATCGTATCTTTCTTTGTTCCTTTCTCTTATTAAAAGGTGGACAAGCACATGAAGTCACCGATTTATGTCTACTACCAGCTTGACAACTTTTACCAGAATCATCGCCGGTATGTAATAACCCTTTTTTCTCACACGTCATGCATTCTTCTTATTTGTTTCAATATAACGTTTACAAAATGAGAGAGTGGGGTGATTTTTAAGAAACAAGGATGTCCTGGTGTTGCCATAGACATTTCCTGATACTTCCCGGAAATTGCTGCTCTAACCTTTTTCTGTCTAGCACTATTTTAACAATCTAATGAAAGTTCATATAGCCAATCTAAAACTAATTTTTCAGTTTCCCTAAGCAGCTAACCCTAAGAATGCAAAGTTATCTAGCAGATTTCTGAGTGGCTGCTACAGCCTACAGTGAATACCACTTATACCAGATACATAGTTTATAAGTTTTAGCGCACATATATAGATGCTTAAAAAATTACTCAAATTAAGACTTATTCATCGTTAGATAAAAGTATTTATTGAATTAGACCCAACTGTTGTCAAATATCCTCCATGACGACTCCATGGCCGAATCTCATGGCGGAGCAAGCCGCAATGGCCGATATTCCACCATAATCTGCCATATGCCATCAGTATTTGTCAAGTATGCCTGTTTTTGGCCATCTGCCATTAACAACACTGATCCAACTGCCTTTACAAGGAGTTTTGGAATTAGAGGGACAAAAGGACTGGGACTGGAGAGAGTGATGTGAGGATGAAGAATGAGTTGAGTCAATAGATAGGTAGATAACCCTACTGATTTGGTGGCGATGAATATGTTGCCTGGAGCACTGTATCTAAGGTGCTATGCTGGAGCACTAGTTCGCGCAGTAGTCGAATTCGTATTTTAGACTGTAATTTTACCATCATACTGTAGTTCTGACAAGCTTAGGGATCCCAATCTCATGCTGGAATGCGATTTGGCGGTCTTGTGTCATAGTTATCGATCGCGCGGAATAGCGGCGCTATCGCGCCGTCGCGTCGCGTCGCGGCGGTTCCCCGCTATTCAGATCTGATCGCGTCGCGGAACGGAGTCGCGGCCGTCGCGGTGCTATTCGCGGCCAAATCGCGGCCGTCGCGGGTGGGATCGCGGGTCAAATCGCGTTCCATCGCAGTGCTCCAGGTTAAGATGGGTCGGATCCAAGAAAAATCCCTAAATTGCCCttgaaattttacaattagGTTAAACTTTGAGGGTACTTTTGGGATTTCCCTCTTTATAAGTGAAACGCGCGTTTCACTTTCTTcactattcatcttcttctttcttctgcgAATCTGGTCATTGTGCCACGCGACCTCCTTCAGCCACCGTCGATCAGCACCCATGGCCACCACCCGACCTCCGACAAGCACCGCCCACTTCCGGCGACCACTGTGCGGTGACTTTCAACCAATCTCCGGCGACCACTGCCCCTGTTTCCCTTGGGCCTCTGTTATGCTCTGTTTTTTGTTATCTTTATATTCCtctatttttctttcctttcttttcctctttatttttccattctCAATCAATTCATTTTGTTACCTTTGGTGCTGGAAGATCCTCCTATCTTCTCTATCATTTCATCAGGTTATGAATTTTAAgttatatttatcattttttagttattatatgtatatatgtatatactattatactattaattatataaaattatatatgaaaaatcAGAATAGCGGCCATCCCGCTATGCGCTATCCCGCTATCCCACTTTTGGGGTCGGCCGCTACGCGCCGCTATCCGGGATTGACTACGATCGGCAATCTTACTCATAAAAACAGTAAGATGGTGCGATCCCCCCGCACCCCCCCTAAATAACCCCACCATATTTTGGAAGCCCTACTCTCCTCTTCTATATTTGAAACACACAAGTTAGCCCTATTCTTATCCATCTGTGCTGTTGCTTTTCTGTCTGCCCTTCAAAAGTTGAAACTGTACGTGCTCACTGGTCTCGGCTTCTTCCTCTTGTTAGATCTTCAACCAGATTGAAAAGGGATGTGTTCTTCCTCTTGTGATCTTCAACAAGGTTGGGTGCTAGTCCTTCCTTTGTTGCTGCTGTTGGATGTTTGTCTTGCAGAAACCCACCATCTCTGCTTCAACTCTCAACTCTGTTTTTTCGATTGGAACCATGAACTTTCAGGCtcatttttttggttaaaagTTAAAAGTTAGGTTGTTAATTATAAAATAGACATTTAGATAATGATAATACTATAATAGAatacacaatatattttttttctggtACATGGAGActaaggaaaagaaaatgacaAATCAAAAGTAGGGAAAAGCTAATTAAGCTGTCAGGTACCAGAGAAATGTAGAAAAGGAAATAGAACTGAAATGCAATTGTATGGCgtagttctggatttctgagaTGAACTCAGATCCAGTTTAGGGAACtgcaagaagaaagaaaagaacagATACAAGGCAATTTCGAGAGTTCCTTTTTCTCGCAATTCCTAACTCAGTTTCTGCCTTACTTTCCTCCTCTTACTTCACACGGTTATAGCCACCCATACGTTCTCTCTCCTTCACACTCCGCTCAAATTATTTGTCCAAGTGAGGCATTCTTTGTCTGTGGAGTGAAAATGGGAATGGATGCCCTAAGTCTGCTCGCAAACGTGTTGAGGATGAGGGTTGGCTTATCATTCAAGGTTGTGGCCAATAGTTTTATTTCTCTTATGCCTTATGATTGTCTGAGCATAGAAGAAGGTTGTATTCTAGTTCCCAAGTATCATCCATCGCTCACGGGACTTCTGGAGCCTAAAAAGATCCTCTTGAGCAAGTATTTGATTATATTCATTTTGTAGCATGATTTGCATCTTGAGAAGTGAGATGGAATCCACTGTCTCAAGTTTCATCTGGATTCATTGATGCCTGCCTGTATTTCCATTTTTCTCCGAAAGATGCTACCAAAAGTTTTTTGATTGAATTCTATTGAGTCCCATCGCACATGGTGTACTAGAGAGGCAGATAAGATATCAGGATGACATTGCCAAGCCTTGGCCACTAAGGCCTTGCAGCAAGGGTGCTTTTGAATCATACAATTTctataaaataataaacaataattataaaaCAAATATCAGAATTTTTACTTGAAATCTTGTGATATTTGTATAAGCTTaagttaattattttatatcttTATTTAATGCACTTTTATATTGGTAGGATCTTACAATTTCATGTATCTCttactccttttttttttggtgaaaaaTCTGTCTTATTCCTCTCGCTGGACTGGGCTTCTATTTCTATCTCCCTGTATCATCTTATATTTACAGTAATGATTTCAATGTGTTTGACTGATACTTTCCTTCGTGTATTTTctgttttaatatatttataatagTTGCTTTCTTGATGCATGATTGTTTATATTCTTATTATCGCGGTTATTTTCTATAATTAGGTATGTTAAAAGCCGAAGTGATCAGCAATTGAGGGATCCAAAAGAAGAGAGCTCAACAAGTGCTTGTAAGCCTGAAGATATTGCCAATGGTAGGGCAATTGTGCCTTGTGGT
This portion of the Lotus japonicus ecotype B-129 chromosome 3, LjGifu_v1.2 genome encodes:
- the LOC130748872 gene encoding pollen receptor-like kinase 1, encoding MAHKRACYCLSMFFMLAICIVPSLGETTGQILMRFKNSLSNDNALSNWGDESNLCNWAGLLCANQIFYGLRLENMGLGGKVDVDTLSELSNLMIFSVMINRFEGPLPEFKKLVGLRGLFLSNNNFSGEIPDDAFEGMENLKRVFMAENGLTGHIPKSLANLPRLSDLDLHGNSFGGNIPEFQVKDFRVFNLSSNQLEGAIPASLSNEDPNSFAGNKGLCGKPLSNPCNKTPNKSEVPPKFDGQVGKRD